Proteins from a single region of Tamandua tetradactyla isolate mTamTet1 chromosome 12, mTamTet1.pri, whole genome shotgun sequence:
- the RDH12 gene encoding retinol dehydrogenase 12 isoform X2: MRDMRQAASSSPLEITLRKFFAGGVCRTNVQLPGKVVVITGANTGIGKETARELARRGARVYIACRDVLKGESAASEIRADTKNSQVLVRKLDLSDTKSIRAFAEGFLAEEKQLHILINNAGVMMCPYSKTADGFETHLGVNHLGHFLLTHLLLGRLKESAPARVVNLSSVVHHVGKISFHNLQGEKYYSRGFAYCHSKLANVLFTRELAKRLQGSGVTTYVVHPGIVRSELVRHSFLLCLLWRLFSPFVKSAREGAQTSLHCALTEGLEPLSGKYFSDCKRTWVSPRARNNKTAERLWNVSCELLGIQWE; the protein is encoded by the exons ATGAGGGACATGAGACAGGCAGCAAGTTCCTCACCACTGGAAATAACGCTGAG GAAGTTCTTTGCTGGTGGGGTTTGTAGAACAAATGTGCAGCTTCCTGGGAAGGTTGTGGTGATTACCGGTGCTAACACAGGCATTGGCAAGGAGACAGCCAGAGAGCTTGCTCGCAGAG GAGCTCGAGTATACATTGCCTGCCGTGATGTACTGAAAGGGGAATCTGCTGCCAGTGAAATCCGAGCAGATACAAAGAACTCCCAGGTGCTTGTACGGAAACTGGACCTCTCAGACACCAAATCCATCCGAGCCTTTGCTGAGGGCTTTCTAGCAG AGGAAAAGCAGCTCCATATCCTGATCAACAATGCGGGAGTGATGATGTGTCCATATTCCAAGACAGCGGATGGCTTTGAGACACACCTAGGAGTCAACCACCTGG GCCACTTCCTTCTCACCCACCTGCTCCTGGGACGGCTGAAGGAGTCTGCCCCTGCACGGGTGGTGAACCTGTCATCAGTAGTCCACCACGTTGGCAAGATATCCTTCCACAACCTCCAGGGTGAGAAGTACTACAGCCGGGGTTTTGCCTATTGCCACAGCAAGCTGGCCAACGTGCTTTTTACTCGTGAGCTGGCCAAGAGGCTCCAAG GTTCCGGGGTCACCACCTATGTGGTGCACCCGGGCATTGTCCGCTCGGAGCTGGTCCGGCACTCCTTCCTGCTCTGCCTGCTCTGGCGGCTCTTCTCCCCCTTCGTCAAGTCAGCGCGGGAGGGGGCACAGACCAGCCTGCACTGTGCCCTGACCGAGGGCCTGGAGCCCCTGAGTGGCAAGTACTTCAG TGACTGCAAGAGGACTTGGGTGTCTCCGAGAGCTCGAAATAATAAAACAGCTGAGCGCTTGTGGAATGTCAGCTGTGAGCTTCTAGGAATCCAGTGGGAGTAG
- the RDH12 gene encoding retinol dehydrogenase 12 isoform X1, with the protein MLVILGLLTSFLTFLFVTSSSVRKFFAGGVCRTNVQLPGKVVVITGANTGIGKETARELARRGARVYIACRDVLKGESAASEIRADTKNSQVLVRKLDLSDTKSIRAFAEGFLAEEKQLHILINNAGVMMCPYSKTADGFETHLGVNHLGHFLLTHLLLGRLKESAPARVVNLSSVVHHVGKISFHNLQGEKYYSRGFAYCHSKLANVLFTRELAKRLQGSGVTTYVVHPGIVRSELVRHSFLLCLLWRLFSPFVKSAREGAQTSLHCALTEGLEPLSGKYFSDCKRTWVSPRARNNKTAERLWNVSCELLGIQWE; encoded by the exons ATGCTGGTTATCTTGGGACTGCTCACCTCCTTCCTTACTTTCCTGTTTGTGACATCTTCATCTGTCAG GAAGTTCTTTGCTGGTGGGGTTTGTAGAACAAATGTGCAGCTTCCTGGGAAGGTTGTGGTGATTACCGGTGCTAACACAGGCATTGGCAAGGAGACAGCCAGAGAGCTTGCTCGCAGAG GAGCTCGAGTATACATTGCCTGCCGTGATGTACTGAAAGGGGAATCTGCTGCCAGTGAAATCCGAGCAGATACAAAGAACTCCCAGGTGCTTGTACGGAAACTGGACCTCTCAGACACCAAATCCATCCGAGCCTTTGCTGAGGGCTTTCTAGCAG AGGAAAAGCAGCTCCATATCCTGATCAACAATGCGGGAGTGATGATGTGTCCATATTCCAAGACAGCGGATGGCTTTGAGACACACCTAGGAGTCAACCACCTGG GCCACTTCCTTCTCACCCACCTGCTCCTGGGACGGCTGAAGGAGTCTGCCCCTGCACGGGTGGTGAACCTGTCATCAGTAGTCCACCACGTTGGCAAGATATCCTTCCACAACCTCCAGGGTGAGAAGTACTACAGCCGGGGTTTTGCCTATTGCCACAGCAAGCTGGCCAACGTGCTTTTTACTCGTGAGCTGGCCAAGAGGCTCCAAG GTTCCGGGGTCACCACCTATGTGGTGCACCCGGGCATTGTCCGCTCGGAGCTGGTCCGGCACTCCTTCCTGCTCTGCCTGCTCTGGCGGCTCTTCTCCCCCTTCGTCAAGTCAGCGCGGGAGGGGGCACAGACCAGCCTGCACTGTGCCCTGACCGAGGGCCTGGAGCCCCTGAGTGGCAAGTACTTCAG TGACTGCAAGAGGACTTGGGTGTCTCCGAGAGCTCGAAATAATAAAACAGCTGAGCGCTTGTGGAATGTCAGCTGTGAGCTTCTAGGAATCCAGTGGGAGTAG